The proteins below are encoded in one region of Buteo buteo chromosome 22, bButBut1.hap1.1, whole genome shotgun sequence:
- the VAMP7 gene encoding vesicle-associated membrane protein 7, producing MAILFAVVARGTTILAKHAWCGGNFLEVTEQILAKIPSENNKLTYSHGNYLFHYICQDRIIYLCITDDDFERSRAFNFLNEIKKRFQTTYGSRAQTALPYAMNSEFSSVLAAQLKYHSESKGTDQVAETQAQIDELKGIMVRNIDLVAQRGEKLELLIDKTENLVDSSVTFKTTSRNLARAMCMKNLKLTIVIIIVSIVIIYIILSAACGGLAWPSCVQK from the exons ATGGCTATCCTGTTTGCTGTTGTGGCGAGGGGCACAACCATCCTTGCCAAACATGCCTGGTGTGGAGGAAACTTTCTGGAGGTGACAGAGCAGATCCTGGCGAAAATACCATCTGAAAACAACAAACTGACCTATTCACATGGAAA TTATCTGTTCCATTACATCTGCCAAGACAGGATTATATACCTCTGCATCACAGATGAT GACTTTGAAAGATCCAGAGCCTTCAACTTCCTGAATGAAATCAAGAAGAGGTTTCAGACCACATATGGCTCAAGAGCACAGACAGCCCTTCCCTATGCAATGAACAGCGAGTTCTCAAGTGTCTTAGCTGCACAGCTG AAGTACCACTCGGAGAGCAAGGGCACTGACCAGGTGGCAGAGACGCAAGCTCAAATTGATGAACTTAAAGGAATCATGGTTCGAAACATAG ACCTTGTGGCACAAAGAGGAGAGAAGCTGGAGTTGCTGATTGATAAAACAGAGAATCTTGTGGATTCG TCAGTCACTTTCAAAACTACCAGCAGGAACCTTGCTAGAGCCATGTGTATGAAGAACCTCAAGCTTACTATCGTCATCATCATTGTATCAATT gtTATCATCTATATCATTCTATCGGCTGCCTGTGGTGGGCTTGCATGGCCAAGCTGTGTGCAGAAgtaa